Proteins found in one Leptospira ellinghausenii genomic segment:
- the xerD gene encoding site-specific tyrosine recombinase XerD, whose amino-acid sequence MGSKLPVSQNQLLQTFQEYLSVEKGLSDNSIYSYGYDLNKFAIFLEKEHINFLEVKANDIMRFLEEERERKISAKTLAREVVAIRQFYKYLRDEKRLDSNPTEKIETPEVARTIPDYLTQAEIEELFRNIKEDNLYELRDKCIFELLYSSGLRISEACNLKMSDIDMENMTITVEGKGGRQRLVPFGEKSLEILKRYLTESRTEILKKRTCDFVFVSKKGSYINRKSVWRLLNHYIKRTKIKKKVTPHTLRHSFATHLLENHADLKSVQELLGHIDISTTQIYTHMANKTLKEVHKKFHPRG is encoded by the coding sequence ATGGGTTCCAAATTGCCAGTTTCTCAAAATCAGCTTTTACAAACATTCCAAGAGTACCTGTCCGTAGAAAAAGGACTGAGCGATAATTCGATTTATTCCTACGGATACGACCTGAACAAGTTCGCCATCTTTTTGGAAAAAGAACATATCAACTTTTTAGAAGTAAAAGCAAACGACATCATGCGTTTTCTCGAAGAAGAAAGAGAACGTAAAATCTCTGCAAAAACTCTTGCAAGAGAAGTTGTGGCAATCCGTCAGTTTTACAAATACTTACGAGATGAAAAACGTCTCGATTCCAATCCAACGGAAAAAATTGAGACTCCTGAAGTTGCAAGAACCATCCCTGATTACCTCACACAAGCGGAAATTGAGGAACTCTTCAGAAATATCAAAGAGGACAATTTGTACGAACTTCGTGACAAATGTATCTTTGAATTACTTTACTCTTCTGGCCTTCGGATTTCAGAAGCATGTAATTTAAAAATGTCCGATATTGATATGGAAAATATGACCATCACTGTCGAAGGAAAAGGGGGTAGACAACGCCTTGTTCCTTTTGGTGAAAAGTCTTTGGAAATCCTCAAACGTTACCTCACAGAAAGTCGCACTGAAATTTTGAAAAAAAGAACCTGTGACTTTGTATTCGTTTCTAAAAAAGGATCGTATATCAATCGTAAGTCGGTTTGGAGACTTCTGAATCACTACATCAAACGTACTAAAATTAAGAAAAAAGTCACTCCACACACGTTACGTCACTCGTTTGCAACTCATCTACTCGAAAACCACGCAGACCTTAAGTCCGTACAAGAGTTACTTGGTCATATTGATATTTCTACCACACAGATATACACACATATGGCAAATAAAACTCTGAAGGAAGTTCATAAGAAATTCCATCCGAGAGGATAA
- a CDS encoding tetratricopeptide repeat protein has protein sequence MSYRITPFFLLILSFLLVVNCGRKERTLFEEGKKWELVGEKTKALYYYELSLRENPEYDPVLKRMGLLLADSVESIATAIFYLEKYHKQKKDDTEVQRELFRLYLTTGYEKEALEILEEIRFQGKKETLEFFEATYLCLTRGVKQKDYLQSLETSPLSGDPYYAPWVRACETK, from the coding sequence GTGTCTTATCGAATCACTCCCTTTTTTTTACTCATCCTTTCTTTCCTGTTAGTCGTTAATTGCGGCCGAAAAGAACGAACACTTTTTGAAGAAGGGAAAAAATGGGAATTGGTCGGAGAAAAAACAAAAGCCCTTTATTATTACGAACTTTCGCTCCGGGAAAATCCTGAGTATGACCCTGTCCTCAAACGGATGGGACTTCTCCTTGCCGACAGTGTGGAATCCATTGCCACGGCCATCTTTTATTTGGAAAAATACCACAAACAAAAAAAAGACGACACGGAAGTACAAAGAGAACTCTTCCGCCTCTATCTTACCACAGGGTACGAAAAAGAAGCACTGGAAATTTTAGAGGAAATTCGCTTCCAAGGAAAAAAAGAAACCTTGGAATTTTTTGAAGCTACCTATCTCTGTCTTACGAGAGGGGTCAAACAAAAGGACTACCTCCAGAGTTTAGAAACTAGCCCACTTTCGGGTGACCCGTACTATGCACCTTGGGTGCGGGCGTGTGAAACAAAATAG
- the trxB gene encoding thioredoxin-disulfide reductase, protein MNHKVVIIGSGPAGHTAAIYAARANLNPVMYEGFMAGGVAAGGQLTTTTEVENFPGFPEGIDGTKLTQLFREQSAKYGTTIHTQTITKVDFSKRPFTIWSDDEEIKAESIIIATGATAKRMFVKGEDVFWQRGISACAVCDGALPIYRNKALAVVGGGDSAVEEANHLTKFASKVYLVVRRDQLRASQIMQKRAMEHPKIEILWNQTVVEAKGGAGGLTSIVLESTKDKSQKDLEVGGLFYAIGHVPNTEIFKGQLNLDETGYIITKPGTTQTNVEGVFAAGDVQDKVYRQAITAAGSGCMAALEAERWLEGH, encoded by the coding sequence ATGAACCACAAAGTTGTCATCATTGGATCAGGTCCTGCAGGACATACAGCAGCCATTTACGCGGCGAGAGCCAATTTAAACCCAGTGATGTATGAAGGATTTATGGCAGGAGGTGTTGCCGCAGGTGGTCAACTCACAACCACAACAGAAGTGGAGAATTTCCCTGGTTTTCCAGAAGGGATCGATGGAACCAAACTCACCCAACTTTTCCGCGAGCAATCGGCAAAATACGGTACCACCATCCATACCCAAACCATTACCAAAGTCGATTTTTCCAAACGCCCTTTTACCATTTGGTCTGATGACGAAGAAATCAAAGCAGAATCCATTATCATAGCGACAGGTGCAACCGCCAAACGTATGTTTGTAAAAGGAGAAGACGTATTTTGGCAACGTGGGATTTCCGCTTGTGCGGTTTGTGACGGTGCCCTTCCCATTTACCGAAACAAAGCTCTCGCGGTCGTGGGTGGTGGGGACTCGGCAGTCGAAGAAGCAAATCACCTGACAAAATTTGCCTCCAAAGTGTATCTTGTGGTAAGACGTGACCAACTCCGCGCTTCCCAAATCATGCAAAAACGTGCGATGGAACACCCCAAAATTGAAATCCTCTGGAACCAAACGGTTGTGGAAGCAAAAGGTGGTGCTGGTGGTCTTACTTCCATTGTACTCGAAAGTACAAAAGACAAATCCCAAAAAGACTTGGAAGTGGGTGGACTTTTTTATGCCATTGGACACGTTCCCAATACGGAAATTTTCAAAGGCCAATTGAATTTAGATGAAACAGGTTATATCATCACAAAACCCGGAACCACACAAACCAATGTTGAAGGTGTATTTGCTGCAGGAGATGTTCAAGACAAAGTGTACAGACAAGCGATCACCGCCGCAGGTAGTGGTTGTATGGCCGCACTTGAAGCAGAACGCTGGTTAGAAGGTCATTAG
- a CDS encoding peptidase MA family protein encodes MKRTLVFLISFFLGSFLYSDAERKPVPLKRGSGAEVLYFDFGETAPTSFFQSEKLQEPKLEDLKLGFLDAAPGYYLGPDGGEVYQWVKNHYQWKRADGSVFTEWPTGIFKLDFPTGTGFVFAPALTSCNGCSPTLVWNYPDNSKITKYWISHRKEYDTIYQKPLEFQNYLLVNESKFGKPKLEIGNLVFYGSDKWNEYLRVFGEEVKTKSLFTILKNEFGFENRGKIPVLLFDDYPTAKEYVGFDLPGANQTELGLGGKDAIVMCCGEQMPERSGNPNFDADSLRRVNFSMVLQKLTRNAEQVSCLKTIAETGTQPSQEILDPWFEEGLASYIESRMSDRKRVWVYAETEKLIRENKAPKSFKSLLDAKYKDNIPYLFGAILVKHIHDVYGKDAITSYQKETCLGLESTLALQKVTGVSADSILKESTKRFETDKIQILKDTKSLSLSGYTIMNPQLPNEYFSFLEKGFAIKDSAKDIKSYEELPHLYKIFVANVEDFSGKREGDFLGPKGTYFFLWKKGNYRWYGDGWEANVFPGNQIVFRGSNYTIVEWENGKKQYVAPNGTSVLFSNRESVQYSD; translated from the coding sequence ATGAAACGTACTCTTGTTTTTCTAATTTCCTTCTTCCTTGGTTCTTTCCTTTATTCTGATGCTGAGAGAAAACCTGTTCCTTTAAAACGAGGGAGTGGGGCAGAAGTCTTGTATTTTGATTTTGGAGAAACCGCACCAACGAGTTTTTTCCAATCCGAAAAACTCCAAGAACCAAAACTGGAAGATTTGAAGTTAGGATTTTTGGATGCAGCCCCAGGGTATTATTTGGGACCAGATGGGGGGGAAGTCTACCAATGGGTTAAAAACCATTACCAATGGAAACGGGCTGATGGCAGTGTGTTTACAGAATGGCCCACTGGGATTTTTAAATTAGATTTTCCAACTGGGACTGGATTTGTTTTTGCTCCTGCACTTACATCATGTAATGGATGTTCGCCGACACTCGTTTGGAATTATCCAGACAATTCCAAAATCACAAAGTATTGGATTTCCCACCGAAAAGAATACGATACCATTTACCAAAAACCTCTCGAGTTTCAAAACTACCTCCTCGTAAATGAATCCAAATTCGGAAAACCAAAATTAGAGATAGGAAATCTTGTTTTTTATGGTTCGGATAAGTGGAATGAGTATTTACGTGTGTTTGGTGAAGAAGTCAAAACAAAATCTCTATTTACTATTTTAAAAAATGAATTTGGTTTTGAAAATCGTGGGAAAATTCCTGTCCTACTCTTTGATGACTACCCAACTGCAAAAGAGTATGTAGGATTTGATCTTCCGGGAGCCAACCAAACGGAATTGGGACTTGGGGGTAAGGATGCCATCGTTATGTGTTGCGGCGAACAAATGCCAGAACGATCGGGAAATCCAAATTTTGATGCCGACTCCCTTCGACGGGTTAATTTTAGTATGGTACTCCAAAAACTGACACGAAACGCAGAACAAGTATCTTGTTTAAAAACCATAGCCGAAACAGGAACACAACCTTCCCAAGAAATCCTTGATCCTTGGTTTGAAGAAGGATTGGCCTCTTATATTGAATCTAGAATGAGTGACCGCAAACGTGTTTGGGTTTATGCGGAAACAGAAAAATTAATCCGCGAAAATAAGGCACCCAAGTCCTTTAAATCTTTGTTAGACGCCAAATACAAAGACAACATTCCTTATCTTTTTGGTGCCATCTTAGTCAAACACATCCATGATGTGTATGGAAAAGACGCTATCACTTCCTACCAAAAAGAAACTTGTTTAGGACTTGAATCGACTCTCGCCTTACAAAAAGTAACTGGTGTGAGTGCTGATTCCATTTTGAAAGAGAGCACAAAACGATTTGAAACAGACAAAATTCAAATCTTAAAGGATACAAAATCACTCTCTCTTTCTGGGTATACAATCATGAACCCACAACTTCCCAATGAATATTTTTCCTTTTTGGAGAAAGGTTTTGCAATCAAAGATTCGGCGAAAGATATCAAATCATATGAGGAACTTCCTCACCTATACAAAATCTTTGTTGCAAATGTTGAAGATTTTTCTGGAAAACGAGAAGGGGATTTTTTAGGGCCCAAAGGAACGTATTTTTTCTTATGGAAAAAAGGAAATTACCGTTGGTATGGAGATGGTTGGGAAGCCAATGTATTCCCTGGAAACCAAATCGTGTTTCGTGGATCCAATTACACCATCGTAGAGTGGGAAAATGGAAAAAAACAATATGTGGCACCTAATGGAACTTCGGTTTTATTTTCCAACAGAGAGTCCGTCCAGTATTCGGACTAA
- the ilvN gene encoding acetolactate synthase small subunit, protein MKHTLSILVNNHPGVMSHVSGLFTRRGYNIDSIAVGVTDNPEVSSMTIVLNGDDFVVGQVKNQLLKLPDVLRVQDMAYASSVQRELVLVSFSISENNRSEALTICNGFDVKILEMTEDSLLIEFSGNSRQVSNIIAVLKPFGIREISRTGQIAIAYRNQNAV, encoded by the coding sequence ATGAAACATACACTGAGTATATTAGTCAATAACCATCCAGGTGTCATGAGCCATGTCTCAGGTTTATTCACAAGACGTGGGTATAACATTGATTCAATTGCTGTTGGTGTTACCGATAACCCAGAAGTGTCTTCTATGACAATTGTCCTGAATGGAGATGATTTTGTAGTTGGTCAGGTGAAAAACCAATTATTAAAACTGCCTGATGTTTTAAGAGTACAAGATATGGCGTATGCGAGTTCCGTACAAAGGGAACTGGTTCTTGTTTCGTTCTCCATCAGTGAAAATAATCGTAGTGAAGCACTTACAATTTGTAACGGATTTGATGTGAAAATTTTAGAAATGACAGAAGATTCCCTTCTCATTGAGTTTTCAGGAAATTCACGTCAGGTGAGTAATATCATAGCGGTTTTAAAACCATTTGGGATCCGAGAAATTTCAAGAACAGGCCAAATCGCCATCGCCTATCGAAACCAAAACGCTGTTTAG
- the ilvB gene encoding biosynthetic-type acetolactate synthase large subunit — MTSTTEAITGGRLMVELLEEAGVEIVFGYPGGAILPFYDELYHSKKIKHILVRHEQGAIHMAEGYARSTGKLGVCIATSGPGATNLITGLTDAKMDSIPILAITGQVSTDAIGTDAFQEADIFGITIPITKYNALIKKADDLARHFEEAIKIAMGGRPGPVLLDFPKDVQLEKTSVRKASALKIAPHHYERPKVKGDPQEFADALNQAKRPLLYVGGGAINSFASAEIKALAEKANAPVTTTLMGLGAFPGTHTLSVGMLGMHGTAYANKAVLECDYILNLGARFDDRVAKYQDFAPNAVRAHVDIDAAEFNKRINVDHILHGDLKDAIREILPFVKGGDRTGWISRIQTLKQNHPLDYDNSGESIKPQDFLNRVYTKTKGEAIVSTDVGQHQMWAAQYYLFDKPNTWLTSGGLGTMGFGLPAAIGAKFGNPDKTVICVTGDGSFQMCIQELATIAQSKLGVKILLFNNNFLGMVRQWQELFYEERFSESQWSYNPNFVKLAEAYDIPAMRIEKKSEIDKGVEFFLKDSGSALIEVMIPAEEKVFPMIPAGKSQQDLIEFKDLGKLKK; from the coding sequence ATGACATCTACAACCGAAGCAATTACAGGCGGCCGGCTCATGGTCGAATTATTGGAAGAAGCGGGTGTGGAAATTGTCTTTGGATACCCTGGTGGTGCCATTCTCCCTTTCTACGACGAACTGTATCATAGTAAAAAAATCAAACACATCCTTGTGCGCCATGAACAAGGTGCTATCCATATGGCTGAAGGGTATGCTCGTTCGACAGGAAAGTTAGGTGTTTGTATCGCAACTTCTGGACCTGGAGCAACCAATTTGATCACTGGTCTTACTGATGCCAAAATGGATTCCATCCCCATTCTTGCTATCACAGGTCAGGTATCCACTGATGCCATTGGAACCGATGCTTTCCAGGAAGCAGATATTTTTGGAATCACAATCCCCATCACAAAGTACAATGCACTGATCAAAAAGGCTGATGACCTTGCTCGTCATTTTGAAGAAGCCATCAAAATCGCAATGGGTGGTCGACCAGGCCCAGTATTACTCGATTTTCCAAAAGATGTACAATTGGAAAAAACTTCCGTAAGAAAAGCATCCGCTTTAAAAATTGCTCCTCATCATTATGAAAGACCAAAGGTAAAAGGGGATCCTCAAGAATTTGCGGATGCACTAAACCAAGCCAAACGCCCGTTACTCTATGTGGGTGGTGGTGCGATCAATTCCTTTGCTTCTGCTGAAATCAAAGCCCTTGCTGAAAAAGCAAATGCACCTGTGACAACGACACTCATGGGACTAGGTGCCTTTCCTGGAACCCATACACTTTCTGTAGGGATGTTAGGTATGCATGGAACGGCTTATGCCAACAAAGCCGTGTTAGAATGTGATTATATCCTCAATTTGGGTGCTCGGTTTGATGACCGTGTTGCCAAATACCAAGACTTTGCACCAAATGCTGTGAGAGCCCATGTGGACATTGATGCAGCAGAGTTTAATAAACGAATTAATGTGGACCATATTTTACATGGTGATTTGAAAGATGCCATTCGTGAAATCCTTCCTTTTGTAAAAGGTGGAGACCGTACAGGTTGGATTTCCAGAATCCAAACTCTCAAACAAAATCACCCACTCGATTATGACAACAGTGGCGAAAGTATCAAACCCCAAGACTTCTTAAACAGGGTGTATACAAAAACGAAAGGTGAAGCCATTGTTTCTACCGATGTTGGCCAACACCAAATGTGGGCAGCACAGTATTATCTCTTTGATAAACCGAATACATGGCTTACTTCTGGTGGCCTTGGTACAATGGGATTTGGATTACCTGCGGCCATCGGTGCCAAATTTGGTAACCCAGATAAAACTGTGATTTGTGTCACAGGAGATGGTTCTTTCCAAATGTGTATCCAGGAACTGGCAACGATCGCACAATCCAAGTTAGGTGTTAAGATTTTACTTTTTAATAATAACTTTCTTGGTATGGTTCGCCAATGGCAGGAACTTTTTTATGAAGAACGTTTTAGTGAATCACAATGGTCTTATAATCCTAACTTTGTGAAACTTGCCGAAGCTTATGATATCCCAGCAATGAGGATTGAAAAAAAATCAGAGATTGATAAAGGGGTAGAGTTCTTTTTGAAAGACAGTGGTTCAGCACTCATTGAAGTCATGATCCCTGCAGAAGAAAAAGTTTTCCCTATGATCCCTGCTGGTAAATCACAACAAGATCTCATCGAATTCAAAGACTTGGGGAAATTGAAAAAATGA
- a CDS encoding tetratricopeptide repeat protein, whose translation MENAEIEKTQEDEKFTKIKALAKEAYRFLDQGRFKEAKERLDILLDEDPSNTYGLVGLGDYYAKTKQPEQAIQYYRKCLSGDTTNKFSLMGLMNAYRDLNSLKRIIEVAEEFHHITITDASILSRVADAHRKLKNFKESEVYYMEALQINPNDQYVIVGLGHLYFACQRYADAILWWEKLLSSQPNNIKILTEIGNSYRKIKDFDKAILYYERAKNLDPKNFFALYGLAESYRGKKDFKTAITHWEKILESDPENKLIINRYADSLRGLGNYDKALECFNKILASGDDYFALLGKAAALRLIGDLEKAEEIYLGLLTKSPNDPRPALELSDLWDIMGKKTQAIKLLEDLAKKNPSNEAIRERIEYLKD comes from the coding sequence ATGGAAAACGCCGAGATTGAAAAAACACAAGAAGATGAAAAATTCACAAAAATAAAAGCTCTTGCAAAAGAAGCTTATCGTTTTCTCGACCAAGGTCGCTTCAAAGAAGCAAAAGAACGATTAGACATATTACTTGATGAAGATCCTTCCAATACCTATGGACTTGTTGGCCTTGGTGATTATTATGCCAAAACAAAACAACCAGAACAAGCCATCCAATACTATCGAAAATGTTTGAGTGGAGATACCACAAATAAGTTTTCCCTTATGGGACTTATGAATGCCTACCGAGATCTCAATAGTTTAAAAAGAATCATCGAAGTTGCGGAAGAATTTCACCACATAACAATCACAGATGCAAGTATTTTATCTAGAGTTGCTGATGCCCACAGGAAGTTAAAAAACTTCAAAGAATCAGAAGTGTATTATATGGAAGCTCTGCAAATCAATCCAAACGACCAATATGTCATTGTAGGACTTGGGCATTTGTATTTTGCATGCCAACGGTATGCAGATGCGATTTTGTGGTGGGAAAAACTTCTGAGTAGCCAACCAAATAATATTAAAATCCTAACTGAAATTGGCAATAGTTACCGTAAGATCAAAGATTTTGATAAAGCAATTCTTTACTACGAACGTGCCAAAAATCTAGATCCAAAAAACTTTTTTGCTCTTTATGGTCTTGCCGAGTCTTACCGAGGGAAAAAAGATTTTAAAACTGCAATCACTCATTGGGAAAAAATCCTTGAGTCCGATCCTGAAAACAAACTCATTATCAACCGTTATGCGGACTCTCTCAGGGGTCTTGGTAACTACGACAAAGCTCTCGAATGTTTTAATAAAATTCTCGCGAGTGGCGATGATTACTTTGCACTTCTCGGAAAAGCTGCCGCATTACGACTCATTGGTGACCTCGAAAAAGCAGAAGAAATTTATTTAGGACTGCTAACCAAATCTCCAAATGATCCAAGACCAGCACTGGAACTTTCTGATCTTTGGGACATTATGGGAAAAAAAACACAGGCCATCAAACTTCTAGAAGATTTAGCAAAGAAAAATCCATCCAACGAAGCGATTCGCGAACGGATTGAGTATTTAAAAGATTAG
- a CDS encoding MFS transporter produces the protein MKTISKTVWILSLVSLFTDIASEMLYPILPIYLKSIGYSILFIGLLEGVAEFVAGYSKGYFGNLSDIQGKRVPFVRFGYALSAISKPLLAISRLPYLVFFSRTMDRIGKGVRTGARDALLSEETTASSKAQIFGFHRSFDTLGAVIGPSIALIFLAIYPNQYVYLFYFAIVPGFISVGLTFLLKEKENQTKQMRKITSLFSYLSYWKQTNSNYRKLVFGLLVFALWNSSDVFLILKAKEVGLTDTTVIGIYIFYNLVYAIFAYPFGILADRLGLKRMFLFGIFMFILVYWIMGTFQTVVWIVFAFFLYGLFASATEGIGKAWISNLVPSEEVGTAIGMFTGLQSFATFFASLIAGWIWFTFGAGVTFLVTGMFALLVWMYLKFIPIGERYYS, from the coding sequence TTGAAAACAATTTCCAAAACAGTTTGGATACTCTCGCTTGTGAGTCTTTTTACAGATATCGCAAGCGAAATGTTATACCCAATTTTGCCAATTTACCTAAAGTCCATTGGTTATTCGATCCTCTTCATTGGATTATTGGAAGGGGTCGCCGAGTTTGTCGCTGGTTATAGTAAAGGATACTTCGGAAATCTCTCGGATATCCAAGGAAAACGAGTTCCTTTTGTGCGATTTGGTTATGCACTAAGTGCTATCTCCAAACCCTTGTTAGCAATCAGTCGATTGCCATACCTTGTCTTTTTTTCCCGTACAATGGATCGGATTGGAAAGGGGGTTCGCACTGGAGCTCGCGACGCTTTATTATCAGAAGAAACCACTGCTTCCTCAAAAGCACAGATTTTTGGATTCCACCGTTCCTTTGATACACTTGGTGCCGTGATTGGTCCAAGCATCGCACTTATCTTTTTGGCAATCTATCCCAATCAATATGTATATTTGTTTTATTTTGCAATTGTGCCAGGTTTCATTTCGGTAGGACTAACTTTTTTATTAAAAGAAAAGGAAAACCAAACAAAACAAATGCGAAAAATAACTAGTTTGTTTTCCTATCTTTCGTATTGGAAACAGACAAATTCCAATTATCGAAAGTTAGTTTTTGGATTACTTGTTTTTGCTTTGTGGAATAGTTCCGATGTTTTTTTGATCCTGAAAGCAAAAGAAGTGGGGCTCACTGACACGACAGTCATTGGGATTTATATTTTTTATAATTTAGTGTATGCCATCTTTGCTTATCCATTTGGGATATTGGCGGATCGTTTGGGACTCAAACGAATGTTTTTATTCGGAATTTTTATGTTCATCCTTGTTTATTGGATCATGGGAACCTTCCAAACTGTGGTTTGGATTGTATTTGCCTTTTTTTTATACGGTCTTTTTGCAAGTGCAACTGAAGGAATTGGAAAAGCTTGGATTAGTAATCTTGTACCTTCCGAAGAAGTAGGGACTGCCATTGGTATGTTCACTGGGTTACAGAGTTTTGCTACTTTTTTTGCAAGTCTGATTGCTGGTTGGATTTGGTTTACCTTTGGAGCAGGTGTTACTTTTTTAGTAACAGGAATGTTTGCCTTATTGGTATGGATGTATCTCAAATTCATACCAATAGGGGAAAGATATTATTCCTAA
- a CDS encoding P83/100 family protein, whose protein sequence is MRISRSIIICLIVVGFSLTAQSKAPLGESEIKGSKKIEFINRSLRKASDDIIQENTETGKKLAETLAKENSATVDGVKIQRILPGADGKLGADILIISESQSFDHINSIARILASYIEKSFQYKVGNAETLAQYILYYNATHRKDAKFFGKKYTSGVMEVTSPDKLGIDTVYKNWPGKTQIIIPIEGNILKDNGKDVTTDELEKDVNRTVKDKEKDPATKQKMEDEAKKMDKLQTDKIKDEKKVLQDKKDEVSKEGKDLQDKKEALKKQEAEAVASLNELKKDPVKNKAEIEKKTEEVKKIEQEKKQTDEKSQAVEAKKEELNKKEEQLAKKEEARTGTTTSSDGAKKDDTVQKVEAKVEELKTELAQTKEELKKKEEQSDNVVNNKILFMKFIKYDTDGHYSNELWAIDPAKDDALFKSPYNNICSKEFKEIANQGVLVLGYDGEKVETRKHKLVLLDPDKLGVKKTSESADIFWRTPMINREDKIYVIEKVKDKYHVSRFKSDLTFEKRTEEPVEENSELTFFGDKIYVTGKPKEGDKTTIKVFKKEDLSLLKTIAP, encoded by the coding sequence ATGAGAATCTCTCGTTCCATCATCATCTGTCTAATTGTTGTCGGTTTTTCACTGACAGCCCAATCCAAAGCCCCTCTCGGTGAATCCGAAATCAAGGGATCCAAAAAAATTGAATTCATCAACCGTTCCCTACGTAAGGCTTCGGACGACATCATCCAAGAAAACACGGAAACGGGTAAAAAACTCGCAGAAACCTTGGCCAAGGAAAATTCGGCAACTGTGGATGGGGTAAAAATCCAAAGGATTTTACCTGGTGCTGATGGAAAACTCGGAGCCGATATCCTAATTATCTCTGAATCCCAAAGTTTTGATCATATCAACTCCATTGCGAGGATCCTTGCTTCTTACATTGAAAAGTCTTTTCAATACAAAGTAGGTAATGCTGAGACACTCGCTCAGTACATTTTGTACTACAATGCAACTCACAGAAAGGATGCCAAATTTTTTGGAAAAAAATACACTTCTGGTGTAATGGAAGTTACATCCCCTGATAAATTGGGGATTGATACTGTTTATAAAAACTGGCCAGGCAAAACACAAATCATCATTCCCATTGAAGGGAATATCTTAAAAGACAACGGAAAAGATGTTACCACTGATGAATTGGAAAAAGATGTAAATCGTACGGTGAAAGACAAAGAAAAAGATCCTGCCACCAAACAAAAGATGGAAGACGAAGCCAAAAAAATGGACAAGTTGCAAACTGATAAAATCAAAGATGAAAAAAAGGTTTTGCAAGATAAAAAAGACGAAGTGTCCAAAGAAGGTAAGGATCTCCAAGACAAAAAAGAAGCTCTTAAAAAACAAGAAGCGGAAGCCGTCGCAAGTCTGAATGAACTGAAAAAAGATCCTGTAAAAAATAAAGCCGAGATCGAGAAAAAAACGGAAGAAGTCAAAAAGATCGAACAAGAGAAAAAACAAACTGACGAGAAATCCCAAGCAGTCGAAGCAAAAAAAGAAGAACTAAACAAAAAAGAAGAGCAACTTGCTAAAAAAGAAGAAGCAAGAACAGGAACCACTACTTCAAGTGATGGTGCAAAAAAAGATGACACGGTTCAAAAGGTAGAAGCGAAAGTTGAAGAATTAAAAACAGAACTCGCACAAACCAAAGAAGAACTGAAGAAAAAAGAAGAACAAAGTGATAATGTTGTGAACAACAAAATCCTTTTTATGAAGTTTATCAAATATGATACAGACGGTCACTATTCCAATGAACTTTGGGCCATTGATCCAGCAAAAGATGATGCTTTATTCAAAAGTCCTTACAATAATATATGTTCTAAGGAGTTTAAAGAAATTGCAAACCAAGGGGTACTTGTGCTTGGTTATGATGGAGAAAAAGTAGAAACTCGCAAACACAAACTCGTGTTACTTGATCCAGATAAATTAGGTGTAAAAAAGACAAGTGAATCAGCGGATATTTTCTGGCGAACACCTATGATCAATCGTGAAGACAAAATTTATGTGATTGAAAAGGTGAAAGACAAATACCATGTATCACGTTTTAAATCAGATCTAACGTTTGAAAAACGGACAGAAGAACCAGTCGAAGAAAATTCGGAACTCACATTTTTTGGAGATAAAATTTACGTAACCGGAAAACCAAAAGAAGGAGACAAAACAACGATTAAAGTCTTCAAAAAAGAAGACTTAAGTTTACTCAAAACCATTGCTCCGTAA